Proteins encoded by one window of Brevibacterium atlanticum:
- a CDS encoding signal peptidase I: MASKRNVSAWMGGVVLNILAVLGVVCIVLVILSVVFNVSIMMFKTGSMSPTIPAGSIAVVRETPAAQMKVGDVVTVDRGEKILPVTHRVVSILDTDAQTGRVAFELRGDANEEKDPEPYTATTVRTVMFSIPGVAPILQQWRNPFLLGGITIAASLLVVWAFWPRRGDELDGLDRLRAAPRSPKHAVAAPLIVALLLGGGVSGDGFGVDALASGSVGSVSAQSTSEVHGQYLRLRAFGDDTKMLGLSPGASANWTVDVWVEDADPGTVDLEIGAGQVTEPLASALVVDVHSCDRTAIDEGCPEGSQSLLRGVPLTDLGRVPDDNRVLDEMPSDDERRIDVTVSLLPDADVKEVEGQTSSVRITALGQGEELSVGPGEPGPDNPGEADAGSDGSGSDDPGAERPGGSGELPWTGIDGWQWFLLAAFVLILVGSVAVSRTRRSRQP, translated from the coding sequence ATGGCGAGTAAGCGGAACGTCAGCGCGTGGATGGGCGGAGTTGTGCTCAACATCCTCGCCGTTCTCGGAGTGGTGTGCATCGTTCTCGTCATCCTCAGCGTCGTCTTCAATGTTTCGATCATGATGTTCAAGACCGGGTCGATGAGCCCGACTATTCCGGCTGGGTCGATCGCCGTCGTCCGGGAGACCCCAGCTGCACAGATGAAGGTCGGTGACGTGGTCACCGTCGACCGTGGGGAGAAGATCCTGCCGGTCACCCACCGGGTGGTCTCCATCCTCGACACGGATGCCCAGACGGGGAGAGTCGCGTTCGAACTGCGCGGTGACGCCAATGAGGAGAAGGACCCGGAGCCGTACACGGCGACGACTGTGCGCACGGTGATGTTCTCGATTCCCGGGGTCGCACCGATTCTCCAGCAGTGGCGCAACCCGTTCCTGCTCGGAGGCATCACGATCGCGGCGAGCCTCCTCGTCGTGTGGGCATTCTGGCCACGGCGTGGTGATGAATTGGATGGGCTCGACCGATTGCGAGCCGCCCCGCGCTCGCCCAAGCACGCCGTGGCAGCTCCTCTCATCGTCGCGCTGCTTCTCGGTGGAGGAGTCTCAGGGGACGGATTCGGAGTCGACGCGCTTGCGAGCGGAAGCGTAGGAAGTGTCTCAGCCCAGTCCACGTCGGAGGTTCACGGTCAGTATCTGCGATTGCGGGCCTTCGGCGACGACACGAAGATGCTCGGTCTCAGCCCGGGTGCATCAGCGAATTGGACCGTCGACGTGTGGGTCGAGGATGCCGATCCCGGTACGGTCGACCTCGAGATCGGTGCGGGACAAGTAACTGAACCGCTCGCCTCGGCGCTGGTTGTCGATGTGCACAGCTGCGATCGGACCGCGATCGACGAAGGGTGCCCGGAGGGATCGCAGAGCTTGCTGAGAGGAGTGCCACTGACCGACTTGGGTCGTGTGCCGGACGATAATCGAGTGCTCGACGAGATGCCGAGTGATGACGAACGCCGCATCGATGTCACCGTCTCGCTGCTGCCCGATGCCGACGTGAAGGAGGTCGAAGGGCAGACGAGCAGCGTCAGAATCACCGCCTTGGGACAGGGGGAGGAGCTCTCCGTGGGGCCAGGGGAGCCGGGGCCGGACAATCCGGGCGAAGCTGACGCAGGGTCCGACGGGTCGGGCTCGGACGATCCCGGTGCAGAACGGCCTGGTGGGTCGGGAGAACTGCCGTGGACCGGCATCGACGGATGGCAGTGGTTCCTGTTGGCTGCGTTCGTGCTCATCCTCGTGGGGTCAGTTGCCGTCTCGCGGACGCGGAGGTCGAGGCAGCCATGA
- a CDS encoding MmgE/PrpD family protein has protein sequence MTTTITPRAAQTATAEAAQTEVQSLAEFVDRASLDMLIEQALEQLKIRVLDTIGVAIGALDAPPLQEIRSLIEDLDAGHGATLIGGGHASPDHAAFYNSALSRYLDFMDAYLAKGETNHPSDNMGAVLAAAEHADASGEDFLTAFAVAYQIHARLSDVAPVRDLGFDHTTQGAFAAGAASAKALGLSPEQIANAAAMAGTANVALRVTRTGDLSHWKGLAYPHVSKEGVFDALLAAHGITGPAEVFEGNKGFKALAGDFDLDWSREDLEKVTGTIIKKHNAEIHSQSALDAAQEIRRQEGFRADAIASVELTTFDVAYSIIGGGEEGDKRSIRTKEEADHSLPWMVAVVLLDGELNPAQYEPERIVDDDVQDLMHKVTITPSPEFSDRFPEHMCADLVVTLGDGTQFRASTDDYEGFTTNPLDWEGARRKFDALTSPFAEAELRDEIADLVRDLENHQVRELTRVLAQVRQTRS, from the coding sequence ATGACAACGACAATCACGCCCCGCGCAGCTCAGACAGCGACAGCGGAGGCAGCACAGACAGAAGTCCAGTCACTCGCAGAATTCGTCGACCGGGCCTCGCTGGACATGCTCATCGAGCAGGCTCTCGAACAGCTGAAGATCCGCGTTCTCGACACGATCGGCGTCGCCATCGGCGCCCTCGACGCTCCCCCGCTGCAGGAGATCAGATCTCTCATCGAGGATCTCGACGCCGGGCACGGCGCCACACTCATCGGCGGCGGCCACGCCAGTCCGGACCATGCGGCGTTCTACAACTCGGCCCTGAGCAGGTATCTCGATTTCATGGATGCCTACCTGGCCAAGGGCGAGACGAATCACCCCTCGGACAATATGGGCGCGGTCCTCGCCGCCGCCGAGCACGCCGATGCCAGCGGTGAGGACTTCCTCACGGCCTTCGCCGTGGCCTACCAGATCCACGCGCGTCTCTCGGACGTCGCTCCGGTCCGTGACCTGGGCTTCGACCATACGACGCAAGGCGCGTTCGCCGCCGGCGCCGCCTCGGCGAAGGCCCTGGGTCTGAGCCCGGAGCAGATCGCGAACGCCGCTGCCATGGCCGGCACAGCGAATGTGGCGCTGCGCGTGACCCGGACCGGGGACCTCAGCCATTGGAAGGGCCTGGCGTATCCGCACGTGTCGAAGGAGGGAGTCTTCGACGCCCTGCTCGCCGCACACGGAATCACCGGCCCGGCCGAGGTCTTCGAGGGCAACAAGGGCTTCAAGGCCCTGGCCGGGGACTTCGACCTCGATTGGTCGAGAGAGGACCTCGAGAAGGTCACGGGCACGATCATCAAGAAGCACAATGCGGAGATCCACTCGCAGTCGGCACTCGACGCCGCGCAGGAGATCCGACGTCAGGAAGGCTTCCGTGCCGATGCCATCGCCAGCGTGGAGTTGACGACCTTCGACGTCGCCTATTCGATCATCGGCGGCGGCGAAGAGGGCGACAAGCGCTCGATCCGAACGAAGGAGGAGGCGGATCATTCGCTGCCGTGGATGGTCGCGGTCGTCCTCCTCGACGGGGAGCTCAACCCGGCCCAGTACGAGCCGGAGCGCATCGTCGATGACGATGTGCAGGACCTCATGCACAAGGTGACGATCACGCCCTCGCCGGAGTTCAGCGATCGCTTCCCCGAGCACATGTGCGCCGACCTGGTCGTCACCCTCGGCGATGGGACGCAGTTCCGCGCGAGCACCGATGACTACGAGGGCTTCACCACGAATCCCCTCGACTGGGAAGGCGCGCGTCGGAAGTTCGACGCCCTGACCTCCCCTTTCGCCGAGGCGGAGCTGCGTGATGAGATCGCCGACCTCGTCCGCGATCTTGAGAACCATCAGGTCCGCGAGCTCACCCGAGTGCTGGCTCAGGTCCGCCAGACTCGCAGCTGA
- a CDS encoding SipW-dependent-type signal peptide-containing protein — protein sequence MRQRRRLRNQRIKAILAGGLVFGVGSAATVAAWTDSENTEGSFAAGTFDIELSIDSQWTSTNEMTFDAAPMFPGSKVYAPVFVRTSPDTTIGGALTVKGNGIGSPNAMANALVYRAVTQEITSGEVGGYACDEGRFTGSAAYAFGGASSTVGLKSPITSPNEPTLDSVGGSIQAYCFEVSLPSDASTNAQGQSATHTWTFEAESVSPEN from the coding sequence ATGCGACAGCGGCGTCGGCTGCGCAACCAACGCATCAAAGCGATTCTCGCCGGTGGGCTCGTCTTCGGCGTCGGTTCGGCTGCGACCGTTGCCGCGTGGACGGACAGCGAGAACACTGAGGGCTCGTTCGCCGCGGGCACGTTCGATATCGAACTGTCGATCGATAGCCAGTGGACCAGCACCAATGAGATGACCTTCGATGCCGCGCCGATGTTTCCGGGATCGAAGGTCTACGCTCCCGTGTTTGTGAGGACCAGCCCGGACACGACAATTGGGGGCGCTCTCACCGTCAAGGGCAATGGAATCGGGTCCCCGAATGCCATGGCGAATGCTCTGGTCTATCGGGCTGTCACACAGGAGATCACCAGCGGTGAGGTCGGCGGATATGCCTGCGACGAGGGCAGATTCACCGGCTCGGCGGCTTATGCCTTCGGCGGAGCGTCGAGCACCGTCGGGCTGAAGTCTCCGATCACCAGCCCGAATGAGCCGACACTCGATTCGGTCGGAGGTTCGATCCAGGCCTATTGCTTCGAAGTGAGCCTTCCGAGTGATGCCTCGACCAACGCGCAGGGACAGTCGGCAACACACACGTGGACTTTCGAAGCCGAGTCCGTCTCTCCGGAGAATTGA
- the pcaH gene encoding protocatechuate 3,4-dioxygenase subunit beta produces the protein MSQHQTSDTDEPTEAFDSPTVINEAVKGPDDAAESQATLSAEIDSIESQYKQEVAAGKKPETQPRLDYRPYRSSILRHPTKDPRHTDPETIELFSPAFGHRDIGTLESDLTIQADGEPIGERIRVTGRVLDGDGRPVKGQLVEIWQANSAGRYIHKRDQHPAPIDPNFTGVGRTLTGPNGEYSFTTIKPGPYPWKNHHNAWRPAHIHFSLFGSEFTQRMITQMYFPGDPLFALDPIYQSITDQKARDRLVATYDHNITEHEFLMGYNWDIVLTGANRTWMEEEDDD, from the coding sequence ATGAGTCAGCACCAGACCTCGGACACCGATGAGCCCACCGAGGCTTTCGATTCCCCGACCGTCATCAACGAGGCAGTGAAGGGTCCCGATGACGCCGCCGAATCCCAGGCGACCCTGTCCGCGGAGATCGACAGCATCGAATCGCAGTACAAGCAGGAGGTGGCCGCCGGGAAGAAGCCCGAGACCCAGCCGCGCCTGGACTACCGGCCCTACCGGTCATCGATCCTGCGCCACCCGACGAAGGATCCCCGTCACACCGACCCGGAGACGATCGAACTCTTCTCCCCCGCCTTCGGCCACCGCGACATCGGAACCCTCGAATCGGACCTGACGATCCAGGCCGACGGCGAGCCCATCGGCGAGCGCATCCGTGTCACCGGACGCGTCCTCGACGGTGACGGCCGACCTGTGAAGGGCCAGCTCGTCGAGATCTGGCAGGCGAACTCGGCCGGCCGCTACATCCACAAGCGCGACCAGCACCCGGCCCCGATCGACCCGAACTTCACCGGCGTCGGTCGCACTCTGACCGGGCCGAACGGCGAGTATTCGTTCACCACGATCAAGCCGGGCCCCTACCCGTGGAAGAACCACCACAACGCGTGGCGGCCCGCCCACATCCACTTCTCACTCTTCGGATCCGAGTTCACCCAGCGCATGATCACCCAGATGTACTTCCCCGGGGATCCGCTCTTCGCCCTCGACCCGATCTACCAGTCGATCACCGACCAGAAGGCCCGCGACCGCCTGGTCGCGACGTATGACCACAACATCACCGAGCACGAATTCCTCATGGGCTACAACTGGGACATCGTGCTCACCGGAGCCAACCGGACCTGGATGGAGGAAGAGGACGATGACTGA
- the pcaG gene encoding protocatechuate 3,4-dioxygenase subunit alpha, which yields MTDLTGTPDLTPTPGQTVGPFYGYALPYDHDNELVPAGSARAVQLTGAVYDGAGERVPDAILEIWQPDENGEVPRQTGSLRRNGFTFTGFGRAAVDPEGEFSFSTVNPGTTEAGKAPFISVVIFARGLLSRLFTRIYLPEDTEALAADPLLSSLDEADRRRLIATRGADGSLHFDIRLQGEEETPFLRFPGHED from the coding sequence ATGACTGATCTCACCGGAACCCCGGACCTGACACCCACCCCTGGCCAGACCGTCGGCCCGTTCTACGGCTATGCCCTGCCGTATGACCACGACAACGAACTCGTGCCCGCCGGCTCCGCACGGGCCGTGCAGCTGACCGGAGCCGTCTACGACGGTGCGGGCGAGCGAGTCCCGGACGCGATCCTCGAGATCTGGCAGCCCGACGAGAACGGCGAGGTTCCCCGTCAGACGGGTTCGCTGCGCCGCAACGGCTTCACCTTCACCGGCTTCGGTCGCGCCGCCGTCGACCCCGAGGGCGAGTTCAGCTTCTCCACCGTCAACCCCGGCACCACCGAGGCCGGCAAGGCCCCATTCATCAGCGTCGTCATCTTCGCCCGAGGCCTCCTCAGCCGCCTCTTCACCAGAATCTACCTGCCCGAGGACACCGAAGCGCTGGCCGCCGACCCGCTCCTGTCCTCACTCGACGAGGCCGACCGTCGACGCCTCATCGCCACCCGAGGGGCTGACGGATCGCTGCACTTCGACATACGGTTGCAGGGTGAGGAGGAAACCCCCTTCCTCCGATTCCCCGGCCAC
- a CDS encoding 4-hydroxybenzoate 3-monooxygenase, which translates to MPELQTDVAIVGAGPAGLMLAHLLHNAGIESVVIDNRSHDDIAHTHRAGILEAGSVRMLESAGVESRVHTSGHRHDGIDIRVNGISHAFDFPELVGESVWLYPQNEIFVDLAAARERTGEPIFYSVTDTRLGDIESETPWVTATTADGEELRVTARYIVGSDGSRGPCRAMIPEGTRQRFFHEYPFAWFGILCEAPPSHEVLIYSRSDHGFALISQRSDAVQRMYFQTSPDTDVDDWSDDRIWSELQQRVDGPDGFELKTGSIIDKTVLPFRSAVTEPMQHGSLFLAGDSAHTVPPTGAKGLNLAFADVSVLAPALITAIRESDTEALAAYSQTATKRVWKAQNFSYQMTRMLHTDPSQDAFETKRSLGELHSILDSEHGRRYLAECYTGWPHG; encoded by the coding sequence GTGCCAGAACTTCAGACAGACGTCGCGATCGTCGGCGCAGGACCCGCAGGGCTCATGCTCGCCCACCTGCTGCACAATGCCGGCATCGAATCCGTCGTCATCGACAACCGCAGTCACGACGACATCGCGCACACCCACCGCGCCGGGATCCTCGAAGCAGGATCCGTGCGGATGCTCGAATCCGCCGGCGTCGAATCCCGCGTCCACACCTCGGGCCACCGACATGACGGCATCGACATCCGCGTCAACGGCATCTCCCACGCCTTCGACTTCCCCGAACTCGTCGGCGAATCCGTCTGGCTCTACCCGCAGAACGAGATCTTCGTCGATCTCGCCGCCGCCCGCGAACGCACAGGCGAACCCATCTTCTACTCGGTCACGGACACCCGCCTCGGCGATATCGAATCCGAGACGCCCTGGGTCACGGCCACCACCGCAGACGGCGAAGAGCTGCGCGTCACCGCCCGTTACATCGTCGGCTCCGACGGTTCCCGCGGCCCCTGTCGCGCGATGATCCCCGAGGGCACCCGCCAGCGCTTCTTCCACGAATACCCCTTCGCCTGGTTCGGCATCCTCTGCGAAGCTCCACCCAGCCATGAAGTCCTCATCTACTCCCGCTCCGACCACGGCTTCGCCCTCATCTCCCAGCGCAGCGACGCCGTCCAACGCATGTACTTCCAGACCTCGCCTGACACGGATGTCGACGACTGGTCCGACGACCGCATCTGGTCCGAACTCCAGCAGCGCGTCGACGGACCCGACGGCTTCGAACTCAAGACCGGGTCGATCATCGACAAGACCGTCCTTCCGTTCCGTTCGGCAGTGACCGAGCCGATGCAGCACGGTTCCCTCTTCCTCGCCGGCGACAGCGCACACACCGTCCCACCGACCGGCGCGAAGGGTCTCAACCTCGCCTTCGCCGACGTCTCCGTGCTTGCTCCGGCTCTCATCACAGCAATCAGGGAATCCGACACCGAGGCGCTTGCCGCCTACTCGCAGACCGCGACCAAGCGGGTCTGGAAGGCGCAGAACTTCTCCTACCAGATGACCCGGATGCTCCACACCGACCCCAGTCAGGACGCATTCGAAACGAAGCGCAGCCTCGGCGAGCTCCATTCCATCCTCGATTCCGAGCACGGGCGGCGCTACCTGGCCGAGTGCTACACAGGGTGGCCGCACGGCTGA
- a CDS encoding SipW-dependent-type signal peptide-containing protein, whose protein sequence is MTASTTRSRKFKAILAGGIVLGIGAAVTLAAWTDDEWAEGVFGAGSFNVEGSTDGTAFTDHESADGAASLDFELPASDNLSPGDAVAAPFVLRLDESTTYDATVDLTSAAGTGSNATNLSYGIVQVANAGACTVGAAGTQIVPSGTPLSSTTGKQGFSLTAGADDAAGEPVTLCFTVTAGNDLTEGENATAQWQFTATSVD, encoded by the coding sequence GTGACCGCTTCCACAACCCGCTCTCGCAAGTTCAAAGCCATCCTCGCCGGCGGCATCGTCCTCGGCATCGGTGCGGCAGTGACCCTCGCTGCCTGGACCGACGACGAATGGGCCGAAGGTGTCTTCGGCGCCGGTTCGTTCAATGTCGAGGGCAGTACGGACGGTACAGCCTTCACCGACCACGAGAGCGCGGATGGTGCGGCATCCCTGGACTTCGAACTCCCGGCCAGTGACAACCTGTCTCCCGGGGATGCCGTGGCTGCTCCGTTCGTGCTTCGTCTCGATGAATCCACCACATACGACGCGACGGTCGACCTCACCAGCGCGGCCGGAACGGGATCCAATGCGACCAACCTGTCCTACGGGATCGTTCAGGTCGCGAATGCCGGAGCCTGCACTGTCGGTGCAGCCGGTACACAGATCGTTCCCTCCGGCACCCCACTGAGTTCAACGACGGGGAAGCAGGGCTTCAGCCTCACGGCCGGTGCCGACGATGCGGCGGGCGAGCCCGTGACACTGTGTTTCACAGTCACCGCGGGCAACGACCTCACCGAGGGCGAGAACGCGACCGCGCAATGGCAGTTCACCGCAACTTCGGTCGACTGA
- a CDS encoding phosphosulfolactate synthase: MSNAIDFDVSMNFVPRAYRPAKPRTIGMTEIRAPYYSTFGTRHLQDVFDVAGQWVDGIKWAGGSFSLVPADQVKAFSDIAHENGAYVSSGGWIETVLRYGDDAVDQYLKEAKEVGFDVIEISTGFIMLPTSGLERLVEKVVKAGLKAKPELGIQIGSGGDSGEAELAAESAKDIGDLVDRGKRALDAGASIIMIESEGITENVDEWNTAAAASIINGLGLENVMFEAADGPVFEWYIKNYGNECNLFVDHSQILQLEGLRQNIWGNKSTWGRVINPAP, encoded by the coding sequence ATGTCGAACGCCATCGATTTCGATGTGTCCATGAACTTCGTTCCCCGCGCCTACCGCCCGGCCAAGCCCCGCACCATCGGGATGACCGAGATCCGCGCACCCTACTATTCGACCTTCGGCACCCGGCATCTTCAGGACGTCTTCGACGTCGCCGGACAGTGGGTCGACGGCATCAAGTGGGCGGGCGGATCGTTCTCGCTCGTCCCTGCCGACCAGGTGAAGGCCTTCAGCGACATCGCCCATGAGAACGGGGCGTATGTGTCTTCGGGCGGCTGGATCGAGACGGTCCTGCGCTACGGAGACGACGCTGTCGACCAGTACCTCAAGGAGGCTAAAGAGGTCGGCTTCGACGTCATCGAGATTTCGACCGGCTTCATCATGCTGCCGACCTCAGGTCTCGAGCGGCTGGTCGAGAAGGTCGTCAAGGCCGGGCTGAAGGCGAAGCCGGAACTGGGCATCCAGATCGGCTCCGGCGGAGACTCGGGTGAGGCCGAGCTGGCAGCGGAGTCCGCGAAGGACATCGGCGACCTCGTCGACCGCGGCAAGCGTGCCCTGGATGCCGGGGCTTCGATCATCATGATCGAGTCCGAGGGCATCACGGAGAACGTCGATGAGTGGAACACCGCCGCGGCTGCCTCGATCATCAACGGGCTGGGGCTGGAGAACGTCATGTTCGAAGCCGCGGACGGCCCGGTCTTCGAGTGGTACATCAAGAACTACGGAAACGAATGCAACCTGTTCGTCGACCACTCGCAGATCCTCCAGCTCGAGGGCCTGCGCCAGAACATCTGGGGCAACAAGTCCACCTGGGGACGGGTGATCAACCCGGCTCCGTGA